A genomic segment from Candidatus Deferrimicrobium sp. encodes:
- a CDS encoding GGDEF domain-containing protein: protein MPDLLVGAMICAVALGLGFLAGSAYRALDLRKAGEEREELKVRNRELSRWLQEYKDIHARDSEISTLIPSIVRRLAERHPTDALPRVAVRLTKELFKAAQVVLAVVKKDGSLLVTDGVGIPPAWRGTLVLSPRDGMIGDAMRDKILVLREERAARRGRPELSDLERAGMVPDAVIPIVVEESVVAILAVAGSAGKMDRERPYASMLADLVANSFQISIAIEALEQRAVTDPLTGLYNRAYLADRFLVDLRQARNYGVPMSIALFDIDRFKRINDRHGHSAGDAILRKLASFLRERMRSTDAVVRYGGEEFAVLMVTADSGVALEQADRFRTELEEQTFVIPGQADPIRITISGGVATYPQDGQTFSDLIAAADTGLYHAKENGRNRVSASRPVELLPD from the coding sequence ATGCCGGATCTTCTCGTCGGTGCGATGATCTGCGCGGTGGCGCTCGGGCTCGGGTTCCTCGCGGGATCGGCGTATCGGGCCCTGGATCTCCGCAAGGCGGGAGAGGAACGTGAGGAACTGAAAGTCAGGAACCGGGAACTCTCCCGGTGGCTCCAGGAGTACAAGGACATCCATGCCCGCGACTCCGAGATATCGACCCTCATCCCTTCGATCGTTCGACGGCTCGCGGAACGGCATCCGACCGACGCCCTTCCCCGGGTGGCGGTGCGCCTCACGAAGGAACTCTTCAAGGCGGCGCAGGTGGTGCTTGCAGTCGTGAAGAAGGACGGTTCGCTCCTGGTGACGGATGGAGTCGGGATTCCTCCCGCCTGGAGGGGGACCCTGGTCCTTTCACCCCGGGACGGGATGATCGGGGACGCGATGCGGGATAAGATCCTGGTCCTGCGAGAGGAACGCGCGGCTCGACGTGGCCGGCCGGAATTGTCGGACCTGGAGCGCGCCGGGATGGTCCCCGACGCGGTGATTCCCATCGTCGTGGAGGAGTCGGTCGTGGCGATCCTCGCGGTCGCCGGATCGGCGGGAAAGATGGACCGGGAGCGACCCTACGCTTCCATGCTTGCCGACCTGGTGGCGAACTCGTTCCAGATCTCGATCGCGATCGAGGCCCTGGAGCAGCGGGCGGTGACCGATCCGCTAACCGGCCTCTACAACAGGGCCTACCTGGCCGACCGGTTCCTGGTGGATTTGCGCCAGGCCCGGAATTACGGGGTCCCCATGTCCATCGCCCTCTTCGACATCGACCGGTTCAAGCGGATCAACGACCGGCACGGCCATTCCGCCGGGGATGCCATTCTCCGGAAGCTCGCCTCCTTCCTGCGGGAACGGATGCGGAGCACGGATGCGGTTGTCCGCTACGGGGGCGAGGAGTTCGCGGTTCTGATGGTGACCGCCGACAGCGGCGTGGCCCTCGAGCAGGCCGACCGGTTCCGGACGGAGCTCGAGGAGCAGACGTTCGTCATCCCCGGGCAGGCCGACCCGATCCGGATTACGATCAGCGGCGGGGTGGCCACGTACCCGCAGGACGGGCAGACCTTCTCGGATCTCATCGCGGCGGCGGACACGGGGCTTTATCACGCCAAGGAGAACGGCAGGAACCGGGTCTCCGCTTCGCGGCCTGTCGAGCTCCTCCCCGACTAG